Proteins found in one Plasmodium sp. gorilla clade G2 genome assembly, chromosome: 14 genomic segment:
- a CDS encoding calmodulin, putative gives MHIVDKQIKESFLLADINFDGHISSNELLYALRFLGVESDYSLMENKSGANYSMNDYVKIAKKHLGPHTPKERITNSLKKMDKNNNGSISVDALVHLVITMSDILTENDYRRFKKFVDPENKNIIPLHVFVEKILS, from the coding sequence ATGCACATAGTAGATAAGCAAATAAAAGAATCCTTCCTTTTAGCAGATATAAATTTTGATGGACATATTTCATCCAATGAATTGTTATATGCTTTAAGATTCCTTGGAGTAGAATCTGATTATTCTCTAATGGAAAATAAAAGTGGGGCAAATTATTCAATGAATGATTATGTTAAAATAGCTAAGAAACATTTAGGGCCACACACACCAAAAGAAAGAATTACTAAttccttaaaaaaaatggataaaaataacaatggAAGTATATCAGTTGACGCATTAGTTCATTTAGTTATTACTATGAGTGATATTTTAACTGAAAATGATTATAgaagatttaaaaaatttgttgATCCTGAAAACAAAAACATAATACCCTTACATGTATTTGTAGAAAAAATACTTTCGTAA